Within the Thiohalorhabdus sp. Cl-TMA genome, the region AGCGATCCGGAGGCGCTCGGCTGGAAGGCGGTGGCGGTCAACGTTTCCGACCTGGCCGCCATGGCCGCCCGGCCTCGGCACGCCCTGCTCGCCGCTTCCCTGCCGCGCTCCATGTCCCGGGAGCGCGCGGAGCGCCTGGCCGACGGACTGCAGGCGGCCCTGGAGGAATGGGAGGTTGTCCTGGTGGGCGGGGACACTGTGGCCACGCCGGGGGCACTGTCTCTTTCCCTTACCCTGCTGGGGCGGGTGCCTCTTGCAAAAGCCCTGCGGCGAAGCGGTGCCCGTCCCGGTGACACCGTCTACGTGACGGGCACCCTGGGCGATGCCGCCGCTGGCCTGGAGCTGCTCCGGGAGCCCCCGGAGGTCTGGCAGTCCGCCTACGATTGGCTGGTGGAGCGCCACCTCCGCCCCCGCCCGCCGCTCTCCTTCGGAATGGGGATCGGCGGCGAGGCCTCCGCGGCCATCGACGTGAGCGATGGCCTGCTCGCCGACCTGCGCCACATGGCGGCGGCCAGCGGGGTGGGCATCGAGATCGACGCGGCGCGGCTGCCGCTGTCCGCGCCCATGGGGGAATGGGCGTGGGCCACGGGACGGGATCCGCTTCCCCTGGCGCTCTCCGGCGGCGAGGACTTCGAGCTGGTCTTCACCGCGGGCGAGGAGGCTTTCGAGGGCATCCATCGGGCGAAGTATCAGAACGATACGCCCTTCACCGCCATCGGCCGGGTGACGGCCGAGCGGCCCGGAGCGGTCTTCGGGGACGGGGTCCCCGAGGCGGCAGGCGGCTACGATCACTTCGCCGAGCCCGGGCCGGCGGGCTCATGAAGCCCGTGGTCTGGCTCGCGGAGGGCCTGGGACTGGGCCGGATACCCCTGGCCCCGGGGACCTTCGGGACGCTACTCGGCATTCCCCTGTACATGGTGCTTTCGGC harbors:
- the thiL gene encoding thiamine-phosphate kinase yields the protein MTDKGDSIGQAGEFALIDALFNRSPAPPEEVHGGIGDDAALLAAAGGEDWAAAVDTVEEGVHALPGSDPEALGWKAVAVNVSDLAAMAARPRHALLAASLPRSMSRERAERLADGLQAALEEWEVVLVGGDTVATPGALSLSLTLLGRVPLAKALRRSGARPGDTVYVTGTLGDAAAGLELLREPPEVWQSAYDWLVERHLRPRPPLSFGMGIGGEASAAIDVSDGLLADLRHMAAASGVGIEIDAARLPLSAPMGEWAWATGRDPLPLALSGGEDFELVFTAGEEAFEGIHRAKYQNDTPFTAIGRVTAERPGAVFGDGVPEAAGGYDHFAEPGPAGS